CAGCAATGCACGGGCGTTTCGCTTTGTCAACATCGTTCATGAGCCGGGCATTCAGTTTGCCGATGTGTCCATGTTATACGAGTACCTGCCGCTTGCTCAGCGCGGAACCTTTAAAAGCTCCGACGAGCAACTAAACAAGATATGGGATGTATCGATTCGTACCCTCGAACTGAACACGCGGGAGTTCTTTCTCGACGGTATCAAACGTGACCATTGGGTCTGGTCGGGTGATGCTGTACAGTCTTACCTGATGAATTACTACTCGTTTTTCGACAATGAATCCGTGAAGCGAACTACCTGGGCGCTGCGTGGAGCCGAACCGGTAGAATCCCACATCAACACCATTCTGGATTACTCGCTGTACTGGTTTACGGGGATCTACGACTACTACCAGTATACCGGCGATGAAGCGTTCCTTAAAACCATCTATCCGCGCATGGTTACTCTGATGGACTTTGTGCTGAAGCGCAGAAACAACAATGGTATGCTGGAAGGGTTGCCCGGTGATTGGGTCTTTCTGGACTGGGCACCCATGACGAAGGAAGGCGAGTTGAGTGCTGAGCAGCTATTGTTTGCCAGAAGTCTCGAAACGATGGCGCTTTGTGCTTCGCTCATGAACGATACCGAAAAGGCCGCTTCGTATGGTCAGCTTGCCACTGATCTGAAAACAAAAATTCTAGACACATTCTGGGACCCTAATCAGCAGGCGTTTATCCACAGTCGGAAAGATGGGCAGGTAAACCGGCAGGTTACCCGCTATGCCAACATGTTTGCCACAATGTTTGGCTATCTCGATTCCACCAAGGTAAATGCTGTTACCAAAAACGTATTGATGAACGACAAGGTGCAGAAAATCACGACACCGTACATGCGGTTCTATGAGTTGGCGGCCCTGGCCGAAATTGGTCAGCAAGCCTACGTAACGAAAGAAATAAAAGACTATTGGGGGGGGATGCTCCAGGAGGGTGCTACTACGTTTTGGGAAGCGTATGATCCGAAAGAAAAAGGGGCTGCCCGTTACGCCATGTACGGTCGTCCGTTCGGGAAAAGCCTGTGCCATGCCTGGGGAGCCAGCCCACTTTATTTGCTGGGTAAGTATTATCTGGGTGTAAAACCGGTGCAGCCCGGATACGCTAATTACGTGATCGAGCCAAATTTGGGCGGTCTGCAATGGATAGAAGGTAAAGTGCCAACACCCCAGGGCGATATTGCGGTATCGGTCAACACGCGACAGATCAAAGTAAACACGGTAGGAGGGAAAGGACTGCTCCGTTTCAAAAGTGCTAAAAAGCCTGCCTGCAAAGAAGGTCAGCTAATCAGTAAAGGAAAACAAACCTTTGAAATGGCGTTGGAAGCGGGTAAAAATTACATTGTCTCTTACTCGCTACCTTAAAAATTCAGCTTTTTGTAAGCAATTCAGGTTGATGTATTGATGGGTAAATAAGCGCTGTTTACGGTGACTTATTTGCCCATCCATTTTTTAAAGTCGGTGGCTCGTTCCCGGCTTACTAGAACCTCTTCAGCGGGGCAAGGGTTGAGCGTAAGTTTGAGCTTGTGATTAAAATAAGCGTGAATTTGCTGTACCGCGTTTACGTGAACAATAAACTGTCGGTTAGCCCGGAAAAACAGGGTAGGGTCAAGCATTGAATCCAGCTCGTCCAGTGTGTAATCCAGTGAATATTTTTGGCCTCTGAAGGTGCGAAACAAAGTGACCCGGTCTTCCGAGTGAAAAAACGCAATCTCGCCCACTTCGATGGGAAGCCACTGCGACAGGTGCCGCACCAGAAAACGACGCCGGTACTCGGCAGGCTCATTTTGTCGGCGCAACTGTTCGACAAGAGAATCAATAGCAACGACCTGAATGGTTGGTATTTCGGGCTGGCGGTTGAGAAGCTGGTATTTGTGTAAACTGGCGGCCAGTTCGGGCTGTTTGATGGGTTTTAGCAGGTAATCGATGCTGTTGACCTTAAACGCTTTAATCGCATATTCGTCGTAGGAGGTTGTAAAGATGACGGGGGTCGAAATCGACGTTTGTTCGAAAATTTCGAAGCTTTGCCCATCCGCCAGTTCAATGTCCATGAAGATCAAATCAAGGGACGGTTTTGTTTGAAGGTATTCTACCGATGTTTCTATACTGGACGTTACATTGACGATTTGTATATCGGGCGCTAATTCGGCCAGCAGTTTAGTCAGTCGGAGGGCCGCTAATTCTTCATCTTCTATGATAAGGACATTCATAAAATTGTCTGGGCTAAGAATTGGGTGAGTCGATTCACGAAACTAGCCAGACCGTACAATGCACCCAGCGCGACATTGTATCAACACCCCAAAAACGCGACTGAAACGGTATAGCCCGCTACTGACCTGAAACCAGATGCAACACAATAGGCTAAACCGGAATTAAGGGCAGAGCTACGACAAACTGATTGGTTTCTTCCCGCACCGAAGGCATCGGCTGACCCAGCATTTCGTATTTCGACAGAATGTTTGCTAAACCGACGCCCGTTGACATAACACCTTGTCTTTTTCGCTGAATATTATTGCGAACGTGTAGATTGGCCAAGCTGTCGGTTTGAATCTGAACCGTCAGCGGCTTACTCTTCATAACGATGTTATGTTTGACGGCATTTTCGACGAGTAATTGTAGGGTGAGCGGAGGAATTTGGTACGATTGGAACCGCTTGTCTACCTCAATCGACAGTTGAAAACCACTGCCGTATCGAGTCTGGAGCAGGTGAACGTACGAATGAATAAAGGATAGTTCCGTCGCGAGATCGGTTAAGTTTTGTTCACTGGCCCGCAACACATATCGGTACACAGAACTCAACTCTTCGGTAAACGTTTCGGCCTGCTTTGGATCTTCTCCAATCAACGTGATTAATGAATTCAGGCTGTTAAACAGAAAATGTGGGTTAACCTGCTGTTTGAGCACATCCATCTGTTGCTGCATGTGCAACTGCTTGAGTTTGTACTCCCGCTCGGTGCTTTGGCGTAATTGATTGTAGGTGTAAATGGATTCGTGCGAGCCCGCCGATATAACGTTCGTAACAAAGCCGATCATCAGTACCCAGGGAATGGTTTCGGGTTTGTACGGATACCCCAACTGTTCGTAGAGCCAATAAAGGATTAGAATCGCGGACATCATGAAGCCGACGTACATGAGCATGGAGTACAGAAGTCGCTGGCCGAACTGATCGGGTGCTCCGTAGCAATAACGCATGTAATTCATCCATAACGTGAGCACGACAAAGATGACTGCTCCCCAGATATTGATAATAATCGTACTGTCAATGAACAGCGATTTATCCTGAAAGTAAAGCGGCCCAAAAATGATGTAATTGGAAATAATAACAGCGGGGTAAGTCAGTAAATAGATGAGAAAATTATAGCGGTCAAACGTAGCCCACTGTTTCATAGACGAGGAATTAAGCTAATCCAAAGATAAACGATGGCGGGAGCGAATCAAGCGAAAAACAAGCAGGTCAACGGGGGAAGCTGAACGTCAAACCTGCTTGTACAAACTGCTAGACGGTCAGGTAACGACGTTGTAGTTCGGCGGCAATTCCTTTCTTGACCGCCCGGCGACCTAACCAGTTCAAGACAGGTTGCAGCACGGACATCCATCCGACCAGGTAGGTGCCACTAATCATAACCGTATAGCCTAGGGCGTAGAGGCTCTTAGGCATTCCCTGCGCGGTTGACTGCCCATCTCTGGCCAGGCCATACGTAATTTGAAGGGTCTGTTCAAAACCGGGGCAGCCGGGTGCAATCCGACACTGGAAGCGGCACGACTGAGCGCTTTGATTAAAGAAGCGATGTTTGCTGTAAGCAGGTGCCGTTGCCGATTCGCCCGGTTTTAGGCGGATAATCTGGTCGCCAACCTGAATGCTTAACTCACCTTCCAGACAAGTAAATTCTTCCGAGAAATCTTCGTGGTAATGCAACGGATTGCCCCCACCCGCTGAAAGCGTTACTTCAACTAACGTGTGGTAGCCATTGCTTTCGCGGCTTGTTTCCAGAAAGATTACTTCGTCTTTGAGGATCGGGTTGATGATGGTGCGCGAAGCGGTTAAGGTCGTTGCCGATTGTTTTACGGTTTGCATGAGCTTGTTGTTTAACTGAATGACTGGTTGAACGAATACCGGCTATTCGAAACCGGCGTTGATGGGACAAATTTGCGCAGAGACCAGGCCGATTACCGAGGATGATACTACTGAAGCGGTACTTAGACCTACTGAAGTGCTTACTTCCCCGCTTTGAGCAAATTGTTGCTATTCGGGCTAAACACACGCTGCGGCCCAAGCTGAGAGTTGATGAACAAATTGGCTGAGCCGATAGTCGGCAAGCGGAAATCTTGTAGGATTCAGGTTGCCTTTCGTGGTAGTTATCGCTTTCGTTTAGTGCGCACGATTATCAGGTGCGTATTTGGCTGTGGCTATCTCAAGAAAATCTGTTAAAATCTCAATTTCTGCCGACGCTCGACCGGGGTGGACAGGATTTAGCTTTGGCTCTTCGAATACCAACACTAAACGGTTCGTCAAGCTATGAATTATCAATCCCTTCTTCGTCAGCTTTATCAGGATTTCAATGCCCGTCACATTGATGCGGTTCTCGCTCATCTGCATACCGATGTCGCTTGGCCGAACGGGTGGGAGGGGGGCTATGTAGCGGGCCATGATGAAGTCCGCGCTTACTGGCTCCGGCAATGGCAGCAAATCAATCCTTCGGTAGAGCCGCTTTCCTTTGAAACAAGACCCGATGGAGAAATCGCGATCTTGGTTCATCAAGTAATTAAAGATCTGGACGGCCAGGTGATGAGTGATGAGCAGCTCAATCACGTATATCGCTTTGAAAACGGAAAAGTGCGGACAATGACAATCGAACACTGATAAGCTGTTCTACCACTATTTTCAAATCTAATCTGACAAACGATCTCGTAGCTAGAAATAAGGACTGTTTTGAGCCGTGGAAAGCAAACTAGAGTAGACCTTGTTGAATAATGAAGTAAAGACCGACAGGAACAGAACACGCTGCGCCGTATTTTTGTCCTTCTGTTTTACCGCACTAAAACAGAAGGACAATTGTAACCAATACACAATGATGTTTTGTGGCCGTTGTGCTTGGTCATTTTTGGGTAGGCTCTTCTAGTAAATTATGGTGGATTTACGTTCAACGTCAAAAAGTAAAACTTCATCGGCTTCATTCGCGGATACAAAACCACATTACAACATCCTTGATGGATTACGTGGCGTAGCGGCAATAACCGTTGTTTGTTTTCACTTATTTGAAGCCTTTGCAACCAGTCATTTAGACCAAAGAATCAATCACGGCTATCTGGCTGTTGATTTCTTTTTTATTCTGTCGGGCTTTGTAGTCGGCTACGCCTACGATGACCGCTGGGAAACCATGACGGTAAACGACTTCATGAAACGTCGGTTTATTCGCTTGCATCCGATGGTCGTGATGGGGGCCATTATCGGAGCCGTTATGTTTTACTTCCAGGGCTGCGCTGCCTGGGACGTGTCAAAAGTATCGGTGCCTACGCTGTTGGTAGCAACCCTTATAAATGCTTGCCTAATCCCGGCAACTCCCGGCTTTGAAATTAGGGGTGTTGGCGAAATGTTCCCGCTGAATGGTCCGAGCTGGTCTTTGTTTTTTGAGTACATCGGCAACATCCTCTACGCGTTCATTATCCGTAAACTTTCCACCAAAGCGCTTGCTGTACTGGTTGCACTGGCCGGTATCGGGTTAGCCGCATTTTCTATTTGGGGACCTTACGGCGATATATGCGTTGGGTTCTCATTAACGGGGGACAACATACTCGGTGGTTCTTTGCGTCTATTGTTTTCGTTCTCGGCGGGGTTGTTGTTATCTCGCGTGTTTAAACCTGTCCACGTAAAAGGAGCATTCTGGATCGGTGGTTTATCGATCATTATTCTATCAACCATTCCTCGAATCGGTGGCAGCGAACAGTTGTGGATGAACGGTTTATACGATGCAATCTGTGTTATTATAATCTTTCCTACGCTGGTTTATCTGGGGGCTTCAGGAACAACTACAGACCAGCTATCAACCCGACTGTGTAAGTTTTTAGGGGATATCTCTTATCCGCTGTACATGGTCCATTACCCGTTTATCTATTTGTATTACGCCTGGGTTAAAAACGAAAACCTCACATTCGAGCAATCGCTTCCCGGCGCTATAGCCCTTGTTGTTGGCTCTATTCTATTGGCTTACTTGTGCTTAAAACTATACGACGAACCCGTGCGCAAGTTTTTAACGAAGCGCCTGTTGCGAGTAGGAAAATAGCCTTTATTAAAGACCAGCTCTGTTAACTGTTCCCGTCGCTTCTCATTGAATAAAATATAACTTACTGCTCGTTTGAGAATCAGTTAGTTACAGCGTACTGTTCGTTGTTTGGATAACAAAATGCACCACTAATGTAGTTACCTACTTCAAATCGGTTTGATGTAATTAAATAGTTCGATCATGGGTCAGCAACAGCTATTACAGACAGTCGCCAGTAAACTAATCGAGCGCTGGCGTTTGGTTGAAGCACAGGGACAGAAAGATAGTAGTGGTGAAGCGAGTAAGACGTTTCATCATCAGGAAGGCCAGTTTCTTGAAGAGTTAATCGATCTGGTAAATTCAGGTTTAGCGGCCCCCAATTCAGATTGGAAAACGGAAAAACAGCCGAAGGCTCCACCTATCTACTTTAGTCCCGACTCGACTTATGTAGAGCCACGCTGATCATAAGTAGCCTTTTAATGAACGGGGTACTTTGAGTGATAAATGCTCGTCAGTTGCTATGACACACAGAGGTTCACGGGCCTGATCAGTTCCTATAAAACTCGCTGTTTGAAAATTAATAATCTGATAGATAAGTAGTTATCTTATAAATTAATTATTTTTTAATGAACTAGGAATAGTTTGGCTGGGATTGCTGTTCGTTTAAAACTACTGCATCTTCAATCCCATGCAATTCCTCTCTACGAATAACAAACTTCTTCCCCGCTGTTTAGCACTCTCTTTTACTCTTATTCAGTTTGGTTGCGGATCATCGACCAACGAAGCATCAACGGCGACCGAGATTCCCACATTGCCCGTCGTTCAAGTCAAAACAGCATCAGTCACAACGTATCAGGAGTTCTCGGCCACGCTCGAAGGCCGGGTCAACGTAGATATTCGTCCGCAGGTTGAAGGCTACCTAGAAAAAATTTATGTTGATGAAGGGGCTACCGTCCGCAAAGGACAGCCGTTGTTTCGCATCGATACCCGTACGTACCGCGAGCAAGTCGGTAATGCGGATGCCAGCTTGTTGGCCGCCAAAGCAAACCTGGATAAAGCTGCTCTGGAAGTAGCTCGACTAACGCCTTTGGTCGAAAATAACGTCGTTTCGGATGTTCAGCTCAAAGCCGCGCAATCGGCTTACGCAGCGGCTAAAGCGAATGTCGCACAAGCCCAGTCAATGGTGGGTAACGCCAATGTCAACCTCAGCCGTACACTAATCACCGCACCCGCTAGTGGTTTTATTGGTCGTCTGCCTTACAAAGTCGGCAGCCTGGTCGGACGAGCCGAGTTACAGCCTCTGACGACCGTATCTGATGTACACGAAATATACGCGTACTTCTCAATGGGCGAAGTTGACTTCCTTCGGTTTACCCAACAGGCGTCCGGTGGTAGTCTGGCCGATAAGATTCGTAAGCTGCCGCCTGTTGAACTGGTGCTTGCTGATGGCAAAGCCTATGCTCAGCACGGTCGGATTGAGATGGTATCGGGTCAGTTTGACAAAACGATGGGAGCCATCAGTTTCCGGGCCGTTTTCCCCAATTCACAAGGGCTGTTACGATCTGGCATCAGTGGGCGGGTCCGCATCCCTGAGCCGCATCCATCGGCGGTGGTTATACCTCAGGAAGCGACCTTCGAACGTCAGGATCGGGTTTTTGTTTTTGCCGTTGCCGATAGCAACAAAGTGGTGAGTAAACCACTTCAAATAGCCGGAAAAAGCGGTAACTTTTACCTGATTACCAAAGGTGTAAAACCCGGCGAGCGCATTGTACAGCAAGGGCTGGATCGGCTTCGCGATGGGGATGCCATTACCCCCCGCCTTGTTGCTGTCGATAGCCTGACAACGTCCCGCGAACTGTAATTACTTCAACGAAATTCATCGTTCTGATCGGCTTTGCCCGATTGGAGCGCTTCTGGCAAAACCATGCTTAAAACATTCATTGAACGTCCGGTACTGGCTACGGTCATTTCGATTCTGCTGGTCATATTGGGTGTCATTTCTTTGGTCACGCTGCCCGTCACGCAATTCCCCGAAATTGCCCCGCCAAGCGTGCAGGTTGCGGCTTCGTACCCCGGCGCTAATGCCGAGGTGGTTGCCCGCTCCGTCGCTACCCCCCTCGAAGAGGCCATTAATGGGGTTGAAAATATGACGTACATGACATCGTCGTCGGGTAATGATGGGTCAGTAGCAGTCAACATTTACTTTAAACTCGGCACTAATCCCGATCTGGCGGCTGTAAACGTACAGAACCGGGTAGCCAAAGCCACGAGTCTTTTACCCGCCGAAGTCATCCAGGCGGGGATTTCGACGCAAAAGCAACAGAACAGTATGATTATGATCCTCAACCTGAACAGTGATGAGGACGTATACGACGAAACGTTTTTGCAGAACTACGCCAAGATCAACCTGATCCCAGAGTTACAGCGGGTGAACGGTGTCGGACAAGTGATGGTGTTCGGGGTGAAAGACTATTCCATGCGAATCTGGCTAAAACCGGATCGATTGGTGGCTTATGGCCTTTCTCCCCAGGAAGTGCTCGGAGCGATTCGGGAACAGAACCTGGAAGCGGCTCCCGGTAAAATCGGTGAAAACAGTCGGGAATCGTTTGAGTACGTTATCAAATACAAAGGCAAACTTAGCCAGCCGGAACAGTACGAAAATATTATCCTCAAAGCGAATGCCGATGGATCGGCTATTCAGCTAAAGGACGTAGCCCGGATTGAATTTGGTTCGTTTACCTACAGTGGCGATACAAAAGTAAACGGTCGGCCAAGTGTGGGTATTGCGATCAACCAGATGGCGGGTTCTAACGCCAATGATATTCAGGTTGCTATTCTAGCGATCATGGATAAGGCCAAAGGAGCGTTTCCGAAGGGAATTAATTACACCATCGGGTATAGTACCAAAACCTTCCTCGACGAATCCATCGATCAGGTTACGCATACGCTGCTCGAAGCATTTGTGCTCGTGTTTATCGTGGTGTTCCTGTTTTTACAGGATTTTCGGTCCACGCTTATTCCGGCGATTGCGGTGCCGGTCGCCATTGTCGGTACGTTCTTTTTCATGCAGCTGTTCGGCTTTACGATCAATCTGCTGACATTATTCGCACTCGTACTGGCGATTGGGATTGTGGTTGATGATGCCATTGTGGTGGTAGAAGCGGTTCACACTAAGATGGAGAAAAGCCGCCAGTCGGCGCGGGTCGCTACGTTGCATTCCATGCAGGAAATTTCGGGTGCCATTATCTCTATCACGTTGGTAATGGCTGCGGTATTCGTTCCGGTTGGTTTCATGAACGGTCCTGCCGGGGTGTTCTACAAGCAATTTGCCTTTACGCTTGCAATAGCCATCCTGATCTCGGCGGTTAACGCCCTAACGCTGAGTCCGGCACTGTGCGCATTGCTACTCAAAAATTCGCATCACGTTGACGGTGCAGCGCACAATGGTCATTCGAAGAAAGGATTTTTAGACCGCTTTTTTGCGGGCTTCAACGCCGGATTTACATCGCTGACGAATCGCTACGTTGGTGGACTACGGTTTTTGATTCGCCACAAGTGGGTCGGCTTAAGCGGTCTGGCGTTAGTGACAGCGGTAGCGGTCTGGTTCATGCGCACAACCCCAACGGGTTTTATCCCATCCGAAGACCAGGGCTTTATCGCTTATTCGCTGAAGCTACCGGCGGGGGCTTCGTTACAGCGCACGCAGAAAGTTGCGGATAAAATCGAAGGTATTCTGCATAAGACCCAAGCCGTTGAACAGCACATTGAAATTAGTGGCTTCAACATGATTGCGAACTCGGCGAGCCCGTCGTATGCAGCCGGATTCGTTAAAATGAAGCCATACGCAGAGCGGGGAGCGGTGAAGGATTTACAGCAGGTCGTTGATGCCGTAAGCAAGCAGGTTGCTGGTGTTGAAGAAGGGCGGGTAGACGTATTTACCATGCCAACTGTACCGGGCTTTAGCAATGTCGATGGGTTTGAATTGTTATTGCAGGACCGAACAGGCGGGAAGCTGAATAAGCTGAGTGCTACAGCCAACGCGTTTATTGAGGAAATCCAAAAGCGGCCCGAAATTGCCGCTGCCTTTACGACATTCGACACGGGTACCCCGCAGTTTGAACTGGAACTGGACGTAAAGAAAGCGAAGCAACTAGGCGTTTCAACCAGCGACATCATGCAAACGATGCAGGTGTATTACGGGAGTACGTTTGCGTCGGATTTCAACCGCTTTGGCAAGTTTTATCGGGTTATTGCTCAGGCTGACGCTCCGTATCGGGCTGATCCGTCCTCGCTGAACAGCATTTATGTCAAAAATGCGACGGGACAGATGGTTCCGATGACGACGTTTGTGACGCTTAAGCGTGTGTACGGACCCGAAGCCGTTACCCGAAACAATCTTTTCACATCGGTCGCTATCAACGGAATGGCTAAACCGGGTTATAGTTCAGGGGATGCGATTCGGGCAGTAGAAGAAGTTGCGAAACAAAAACTACCGGTCGGGTACACGTACGAATGGACCGGGATGACGCGGGAAGAAATTGCAGCGGGTGGCCAGTCGGGTTTAATCTTCGGACTTAGTCTCGTGTTTGTGTATTTCCTGCTGGCAGCGCAGTACGAGAGCTACATTCTGCCCTGGGCCGTCCTGCTGTCTATTCCGACGGGGATTCTGGGCGTTTTTCTGTTCATCAATCTGGCCGGAATCGATAACAACATCTATGTGCAGGTCGGTTTGATTATGCTCATCGGGCTTTTAGCCAAAAACGCCATTCTGATTGTCGAATACGCGGTGCAGCGACGGCAGACGGGTATGGGCTTATTGGCGTCGGCTTTGGAAGCATCGCGGTTGCGGCTGCGCCCGATCCTGATGACTTCGTTTGCCTTTATTGTCGGGCTCATCCCGCTTATGGGTGCAACGGGTGCTTCGGCTAAAGGAAATCACTCGATCAGTATAGGAACGGCAGGGGGAATGTTGACAGGGGTTCTGTTTGGCCTCTTTATCATCCCCGTCTTATTCGTCATTTTTCAGGGACTTCAAGAGAAGATTCGTCGGCCTAAAACCGACGAGGAACGGAAGGCGCTGGCCGAAGAAGCCTTTGCCGATAGTCCGCTAAATCGTAATTAATCATGCTGCAAAGATTTATTCTATCGTTGCGCCCATACTTCAGCATTCTTCTCATTCTGTCCATCTTGTCGAGTTGCAAAGTCGGGCAGAACTACCAGCGGCCAATCACGAAGCTACCGGAACAGTTTAGCCCACAAGCTTCAACCGCCGATACGTCCAGTGTGGCAAAAATGCCCTGGCGTCAGTTTTTTCAGGATGCTGAACTGCAAAATCTGATCGGGAGCGCGCTTACCAACAATTTTGACTTACAACTGGCAATTAAACGTATTGAAGAGAATCAGGCTTATGTCCGGCAAACACGTTATGCATTGTTACCATCGGTCAACGCCCAGGTGGCGGCTTCCACGGTTACCCCATCGCGTAATAGTCTGAACGGACTGAGTCTGGAGAATTTTATTGGCACGCGGCATCTGGAAGATTATTCGGCCAATCTCGCTCTATCTTGGGAAGTGGATATATGGGGACGTATTCGTCGGCAAAACGAAGCGACAATAGCTACTTTTTTACAGACGCAGGAAGCCGCTAATGCCGTTCGTACTAATCTGGTCGCGAATGTGGCAACGGGCTATTTTAACATCCTGCTGCTGGATGCACAACTCGATGTTGCCAAACGCAACCTGGCTCTTGGTGATACGATTGTGCAATTGGTACGCTTTCAAAAAAAGTCTGGCGATGTAACGGAACTCGCTGTTCAGCAAGCCGAAGCGCAACGTCAGACTGCCGACCTGTTGCGTGCGCAGTTGGAACAGGGCTTGATTATTGAACAGAATGGACTCCGGCAACTTCTGGGTGACTGGCCGGGAAGTATTGAACGTGGCAATCGACTTACTACCTATCCCGTAGATGATACATTGCTAGCGGGCGTACCGGCTCAGCTGTTGGCCAATCGCCCGGATGTACGCGCTAGCGAATTAGGGTTGGTGGCTGCTAACGCCCGCATTGGCGTTGCGCAGGCCAGCTTGTACCCCGCGCTGACCATTACGGGTTCGGGCGGTTTGAATTCGTTTCAGGCGCAGAACTGGTTTGCTTTCCCCAACTCCTTATTTTACAATCTGGCGGCAGGGTTGACGCAACCCGTTTTTCTGCGACGACAGCTCCGTACGCAACTGGAGGTAACAACGATTCAGCAGGAGGCAGCCCTGATCCAGTTTCGCCAAAGTATAAACAATGCCGTTAAGGAGGTAGCCAATGCGCTGGCACAAAGTGAACGGTTGCAGGAGCAGGAGCGGATCGCTATCGGGCGGGTACAGACATTGCAAGGGGCTGTTAAAAATGCAAAGCTCCTGTTTAAAAGTGGTATGGCTACGTATCTCGAAGTAATCACCGCTCAGAGTAACGCGTTACAAGCTGAACTAGCTTTGGCTGATATTAAACGGCAGCGACTAGGCGCTATGGTCGAAGTCTACCGGTCGTTAGGCGGTGGCTGGCGCTAGATCGGCTTAGCAGATTGAGCAACTACTTATTTGTTTATCATGGTTGCTCGATCTGCTAAGCATGATTATTGCTACGTACGGATATCTCCTACAAATTCTCGATTTAAATAGAATATATAGCTATTCTGCCGAAAGGGTTGATGTTTAGTGAGTAGCAACGTTCTATATGTGTCCGTTTTTGGGTATCCTTTAAATAAGAATACCACCCAGTAAATAAGATAAAGCTAATTTGTGATTAGGTCGCACTTGCTTAACAATTATGCGTAGAATTGTTACCTGTAACTAAAAAGTGTTAACCTAATTAGCAAAATGACTTTGATGTTAAGTGTATTCACGTATGTGGTGACCGTACCTGTACGACTGCTCACCGTCTCTTTATCTTTTCGGCGTTTTACCAGCAAATCGGGCTGCCCTTACTGCGGGAGTGTTTTGGATAGTGAACGTACTACCAGACCCTTGTTAGTAAAAAACTTGCTTTTCTTTTTACCGTTAAAGGCTTATAAGTGCATGAAATGCCGTAAAGAACATGTACGGTTTTAGTTTGTGTATAGATCTTGATGCAGTACATACGTCGCATGTAGTGTCTAACAAACTGGTTTTGGGGAAAACCATGAAGAAGGCTACAAGGCAAGAGGTGTTTTAAGAACTACTGAATAAGTGGATAAAACAGGTAAGCCAGACTTAGTTAAGTCTGGCTTACCTGTTTTATTGACCGATAGATAAAGGAAGTCGAGATAGGAGAGATGCGTAGTTTTGTTTTATGTTGTTAATACCAGC
This window of the Spirosoma oryzicola genome carries:
- a CDS encoding nuclear transport factor 2 family protein is translated as MNYQSLLRQLYQDFNARHIDAVLAHLHTDVAWPNGWEGGYVAGHDEVRAYWLRQWQQINPSVEPLSFETRPDGEIAILVHQVIKDLDGQVMSDEQLNHVYRFENGKVRTMTIEH
- a CDS encoding MGH1-like glycoside hydrolase domain-containing protein — its product is MRNRLILCCILFIVCSTHLAAQSRATWIWYPGDFEIWLSNKMQTKRTERNAFIPPFWRLYSHQIVVNFSKQLNLAQPEEITVAVEGQYNVTIDGKYVQSDIRRITLPAGKHSINFQVYNQVSPPSIYVQGKTIYSDPTWTVEVVHNNSADNMPGKATNGYAGSWNFDGPEKLPSRYSLPTKEVKATSIKRNAQSVLVDFGQETIGFVQLKGLTGSGKLSLYFGESQEEALSVDSCEILDHYTINSNSTNFTASNARAFRFVNIVHEPGIQFADVSMLYEYLPLAQRGTFKSSDEQLNKIWDVSIRTLELNTREFFLDGIKRDHWVWSGDAVQSYLMNYYSFFDNESVKRTTWALRGAEPVESHINTILDYSLYWFTGIYDYYQYTGDEAFLKTIYPRMVTLMDFVLKRRNNNGMLEGLPGDWVFLDWAPMTKEGELSAEQLLFARSLETMALCASLMNDTEKAASYGQLATDLKTKILDTFWDPNQQAFIHSRKDGQVNRQVTRYANMFATMFGYLDSTKVNAVTKNVLMNDKVQKITTPYMRFYELAALAEIGQQAYVTKEIKDYWGGMLQEGATTFWEAYDPKEKGAARYAMYGRPFGKSLCHAWGASPLYLLGKYYLGVKPVQPGYANYVIEPNLGGLQWIEGKVPTPQGDIAVSVNTRQIKVNTVGGKGLLRFKSAKKPACKEGQLISKGKQTFEMALEAGKNYIVSYSLP
- a CDS encoding cupin domain-containing protein, with protein sequence MQTVKQSATTLTASRTIINPILKDEVIFLETSRESNGYHTLVEVTLSAGGGNPLHYHEDFSEEFTCLEGELSIQVGDQIIRLKPGESATAPAYSKHRFFNQSAQSCRFQCRIAPGCPGFEQTLQITYGLARDGQSTAQGMPKSLYALGYTVMISGTYLVGWMSVLQPVLNWLGRRAVKKGIAAELQRRYLTV
- a CDS encoding LytR/AlgR family response regulator transcription factor, with protein sequence MNVLIIEDEELAALRLTKLLAELAPDIQIVNVTSSIETSVEYLQTKPSLDLIFMDIELADGQSFEIFEQTSISTPVIFTTSYDEYAIKAFKVNSIDYLLKPIKQPELAASLHKYQLLNRQPEIPTIQVVAIDSLVEQLRRQNEPAEYRRRFLVRHLSQWLPIEVGEIAFFHSEDRVTLFRTFRGQKYSLDYTLDELDSMLDPTLFFRANRQFIVHVNAVQQIHAYFNHKLKLTLNPCPAEEVLVSRERATDFKKWMGK
- a CDS encoding acyltransferase family protein: MVDLRSTSKSKTSSASFADTKPHYNILDGLRGVAAITVVCFHLFEAFATSHLDQRINHGYLAVDFFFILSGFVVGYAYDDRWETMTVNDFMKRRFIRLHPMVVMGAIIGAVMFYFQGCAAWDVSKVSVPTLLVATLINACLIPATPGFEIRGVGEMFPLNGPSWSLFFEYIGNILYAFIIRKLSTKALAVLVALAGIGLAAFSIWGPYGDICVGFSLTGDNILGGSLRLLFSFSAGLLLSRVFKPVHVKGAFWIGGLSIIILSTIPRIGGSEQLWMNGLYDAICVIIIFPTLVYLGASGTTTDQLSTRLCKFLGDISYPLYMVHYPFIYLYYAWVKNENLTFEQSLPGAIALVVGSILLAYLCLKLYDEPVRKFLTKRLLRVGK
- a CDS encoding sensor histidine kinase; this translates as MKQWATFDRYNFLIYLLTYPAVIISNYIIFGPLYFQDKSLFIDSTIIINIWGAVIFVVLTLWMNYMRYCYGAPDQFGQRLLYSMLMYVGFMMSAILILYWLYEQLGYPYKPETIPWVLMIGFVTNVISAGSHESIYTYNQLRQSTEREYKLKQLHMQQQMDVLKQQVNPHFLFNSLNSLITLIGEDPKQAETFTEELSSVYRYVLRASEQNLTDLATELSFIHSYVHLLQTRYGSGFQLSIEVDKRFQSYQIPPLTLQLLVENAVKHNIVMKSKPLTVQIQTDSLANLHVRNNIQRKRQGVMSTGVGLANILSKYEMLGQPMPSVREETNQFVVALPLIPV